The Acidobacteriota bacterium genome includes a region encoding these proteins:
- a CDS encoding PA domain-containing protein: protein MTTKLRHALLLLAALSLLAAPAAFGATVTIVNVDPPNVGFNDPTPAAPVGGNPGTTLGQQRLNAFQYAAGLWGATLDSPITIRVQASNPPLPCNATSAVLGAAGTIQVFANFANAPFTNTWYPGALANKLAGVDLAPGAPGTNADDIVAQFNRSIDNNPNCLAGTNWYYGLDHNNGNDIDYVTVVTHEIGHGVGFASFTNESTGQFVGPPFLPSVFDRFTFDNDQGLFWDQMTNAQRVASAINCCGVVWDGPQVNMFAPFILDSGAPGLRVTAPAGIAGTYAVGTASFGPPLASPGVSGTVELVNDGVGTTTDGCEALVGFTAGNIALIDRGSCAFTVKAQNAEAAGAVGVVIADNVAGCPPPGLAGTDPGLTIPSVRISLDDGNTIKANLPGVVANLGVAGDQLAGADDDGNVKLFSPDPVQPGSSISHWDTSATPNLLMEPFISADLDDDLDLTPMALADMGWMLLQTCGNNTREGLEKCDGTDLFGQTCRSLGFDGGTLACSATCDAFDTNACFTCEDGKSEGSWNEPNGLSFGSAGGYLYDSSGAIAYKIVLTLSPTGPNTGIVAGIIYDGNAPDPDFWVSGGYRLNGTSGGVDFGTWGAKIIPFGGTSAVGKISGDWKDRPSLSSIGRFAAKWEICQ, encoded by the coding sequence TTGACCACTAAGCTGCGCCACGCCCTACTCCTTCTCGCCGCCCTTTCACTGCTCGCCGCCCCGGCCGCCTTCGGCGCCACGGTCACCATCGTCAACGTCGACCCACCGAATGTCGGCTTCAATGATCCCACTCCCGCCGCCCCGGTCGGCGGCAACCCCGGCACCACCCTCGGTCAGCAGCGGCTGAACGCTTTCCAGTACGCCGCCGGCCTGTGGGGAGCCACCCTCGACAGCCCGATCACCATTCGGGTGCAGGCGTCGAACCCACCGCTGCCATGTAACGCCACCTCGGCGGTGCTGGGCGCCGCCGGCACCATCCAGGTGTTCGCAAACTTCGCCAATGCCCCCTTCACCAACACCTGGTATCCGGGCGCCCTGGCCAACAAGCTGGCCGGCGTGGACTTGGCACCGGGAGCCCCGGGCACCAACGCCGACGACATCGTCGCCCAGTTCAACCGCTCGATCGACAACAACCCCAACTGCCTGGCCGGCACCAACTGGTACTACGGGCTGGACCACAACAACGGCAACGACATCGACTACGTCACGGTGGTGACCCACGAAATCGGCCACGGCGTGGGCTTCGCCAGTTTCACGAACGAGTCGACCGGTCAGTTCGTCGGCCCTCCCTTCCTGCCGAGCGTCTTCGACCGCTTCACCTTCGACAACGACCAGGGCCTGTTTTGGGACCAGATGACCAACGCCCAGCGCGTGGCTTCGGCGATCAACTGCTGCGGCGTGGTGTGGGACGGTCCGCAGGTCAACATGTTCGCACCGTTCATTCTCGACAGCGGCGCGCCGGGCCTGCGGGTGACGGCGCCGGCGGGCATCGCCGGCACCTACGCGGTGGGCACAGCCAGTTTCGGTCCACCGCTGGCGAGTCCCGGAGTCTCCGGCACCGTCGAACTGGTGAATGACGGCGTGGGCACCACCACCGACGGCTGCGAGGCGCTGGTGGGCTTCACCGCCGGCAACATCGCTTTGATCGACCGCGGTTCCTGTGCCTTCACGGTGAAAGCGCAGAACGCCGAAGCCGCCGGCGCGGTGGGCGTGGTGATCGCCGACAACGTCGCCGGCTGTCCGCCGCCGGGCCTGGCCGGTACGGATCCGGGCCTCACCATCCCGTCGGTTCGCATCTCGCTCGACGACGGCAACACCATCAAGGCGAATTTGCCGGGAGTGGTGGCGAACCTCGGGGTCGCCGGCGACCAGCTCGCCGGAGCGGATGACGACGGCAACGTCAAGCTGTTCTCGCCGGATCCGGTGCAGCCGGGGTCCTCGATCTCCCACTGGGATACGAGCGCCACGCCGAACCTGCTGATGGAGCCGTTCATCTCGGCGGATCTCGATGACGACCTCGACCTGACGCCGATGGCGCTGGCGGACATGGGCTGGATGCTTCTCCAGACCTGCGGCAACAACACCCGCGAGGGCCTGGAGAAGTGCGACGGCACCGACCTCTTCGGTCAAACCTGCCGCAGCCTGGGTTTCGACGGCGGCACTCTCGCCTGCTCGGCGACCTGTGACGCCTTCGACACCAACGCCTGCTTCACCTGCGAGGACGGCAAGTCGGAAGGCTCCTGGAACGAGCCCAACGGATTGTCCTTCGGCAGCGCCGGCGGCTACCTCTACGACAGTTCCGGTGCGATCGCCTACAAGATCGTGCTGACGCTGTCGCCGACGGGGCCGAACACCGGCATCGTGGCGGGCATCATCTACGACGGCAACGCGCCGGATCCGGACTTCTGGGTCTCCGGCGGATACCGGCTCAACGGTACCTCCGGGGGTGTGGATTTCGGCACCTGGGGCGCCAAGATCATCCCCTTCGGCGGCACCAGCGCCGTCGGCAAGATCAGCGGCGACTGGAAGGACCGTCCGTCCTTGAGTTCGATCGGTAGGTTCGCAGCGAAGTGGGAGATCTGCCAATAG
- a CDS encoding NAD(P)H-quinone oxidoreductase, with product MMRAVLPTRDPSSPWPEVGDLADPLPGRGEVLVRVHAAGLNRADLWQLRGSYPPPPGESEVPGLECAGVIEALGPEVTFWQPGDRVMALLAGGGHAEKVVVPVGQLMAMPPNWSFAEAAAVPEVALTAWTNLVAEGGLEEGQSVVITGANGGVGTFTVQLARQFGARVIAAGRGLERLEPLRELGASELVVLAPDLPAAIRRANGGQGVDLALDLIGGEHLPRLLLALRSGGRLVLVGIDAGQSVEVPLGVILSRRLSIIGSVLRPRSRAEKAELVRCFMNFAQPRLEDGRLRPVVDRVLPFERIADAYRALMAGGVAGKIIVEMSAAYDEPENTEHENGGSAEADPPH from the coding sequence ATGATGCGCGCAGTTTTGCCCACCCGCGATCCTTCATCTCCCTGGCCGGAAGTGGGCGATCTTGCGGATCCCTTGCCGGGCCGCGGCGAAGTGCTGGTCCGGGTGCATGCCGCCGGTCTCAACCGGGCGGACCTGTGGCAACTGCGGGGCAGCTATCCGCCACCTCCGGGGGAGAGCGAGGTGCCGGGCCTGGAATGCGCCGGGGTGATCGAAGCCCTCGGTCCGGAGGTGACCTTCTGGCAGCCTGGTGACCGGGTGATGGCCCTACTGGCTGGAGGTGGACACGCCGAGAAGGTGGTCGTTCCCGTCGGCCAGCTCATGGCGATGCCGCCGAACTGGTCATTCGCCGAAGCCGCCGCCGTGCCGGAGGTGGCTTTGACCGCCTGGACCAACCTGGTGGCCGAAGGCGGCCTCGAGGAGGGTCAGTCGGTGGTGATCACCGGCGCCAACGGCGGCGTGGGTACCTTCACCGTGCAGCTGGCCCGGCAGTTCGGGGCGCGGGTGATCGCCGCCGGCCGCGGACTCGAACGGCTGGAACCCTTGCGGGAACTGGGCGCCTCGGAACTGGTGGTGCTGGCGCCGGATTTGCCGGCGGCGATCCGCCGGGCGAACGGTGGCCAGGGGGTCGATCTGGCCCTTGATCTCATCGGCGGCGAGCACCTGCCGCGACTGCTGCTGGCGTTGCGCTCCGGCGGCCGGCTGGTGCTGGTGGGAATCGATGCCGGCCAGAGCGTGGAGGTGCCCCTGGGGGTGATCCTCAGCCGGCGCTTGTCGATCATCGGTTCGGTGCTCCGTCCGCGCTCGCGGGCGGAGAAGGCCGAGTTGGTGAGATGCTTTATGAACTTTGCCCAGCCACGGCTGGAGGACGGGCGGCTGCGGCCGGTGGTGGATCGGGTCTTGCCCTTCGAAAGAATCGCCGACGCCTACCGCGCTCTGATGGCTGGTGGAGTCGCCGGCAAGATCATCGTTGAGATGTCCGCAGCCTACGACGAGCCCGAGAACACCGAGCACGAAAATGGGGGATCGGCCGAAGCCGATCCCCCGCACTAG
- a CDS encoding formate--tetrahydrofolate ligase gives MGGDALRSIEELAREMGIAPQHVVPYGTEKAKIRLGSVAGRPAGKLVLVSAITPTRAGEGKTTTSIGLAQGLAKIGKKVCLALREPSLGPTFGMKGGATGGGRSVVVPETDINLHFTGDFHAISTANNLLAAMLDNHLQHGNALGIDVRQITWRRVVDLNDRALRNVIVGLGGPMQGVPRETGFDITPASEIMAALCLAEGLDDLRRRLGRLQVAMDRDGNPVTADDLKATGSMMVVLKDALMPNLVQSVEGVPAFIHGGPFANIAHGCNSVLATKAALAHGDWAVTEAGFGFDLGGEKFFDIKCRSAALRPVTVVLVATVRALRHHGGGGTDTDPRAVEAGIPNLLKHIENARKFGFEPVVALNRFGDDTDEEIAVVRAACEQAGTTFAESDHFGQGGEGAIDLARAVVAQAESKPGNLKLLYELDQPLKAKIETIATEVYGAASVAYSKQAEKDLKRIDGLGLSGLPLCVAKTPASLSDNPQLAGRPEGFEITVESVVSAAGAGFVIPLLGSILRMPGLPAEPAAHRIDLVDGEVQGMH, from the coding sequence ATGGGAGGAGATGCGCTCCGCTCCATCGAGGAGCTGGCCCGGGAGATGGGCATCGCGCCGCAACATGTCGTGCCCTACGGCACCGAGAAGGCCAAGATCCGCCTGGGGTCCGTGGCAGGCCGACCGGCCGGCAAACTAGTCCTGGTTTCCGCCATCACCCCCACTCGCGCCGGTGAGGGCAAGACCACCACCTCCATCGGCCTCGCCCAGGGCCTCGCCAAGATCGGCAAGAAGGTCTGCCTGGCGCTGCGCGAACCCTCCCTCGGCCCGACCTTCGGCATGAAAGGCGGCGCCACCGGCGGCGGCCGTTCGGTCGTCGTGCCGGAGACGGACATCAACCTCCACTTCACCGGCGACTTCCACGCCATCTCCACCGCCAACAACCTGCTGGCGGCGATGCTCGACAATCACCTGCAGCACGGCAACGCTCTGGGCATCGACGTACGTCAGATCACCTGGCGGCGAGTGGTCGACTTGAACGACCGGGCGCTGCGCAACGTCATCGTCGGCCTCGGCGGACCGATGCAGGGGGTGCCCCGGGAAACCGGCTTCGACATTACCCCGGCTTCCGAGATCATGGCCGCCCTCTGCCTGGCCGAAGGGTTGGACGATCTGCGCCGCCGCCTCGGCCGCCTGCAGGTAGCCATGGACCGCGACGGCAACCCGGTCACCGCCGACGACCTCAAAGCCACCGGCTCGATGATGGTGGTGCTCAAAGACGCCCTGATGCCCAACCTGGTGCAGTCCGTCGAGGGCGTTCCCGCCTTCATCCACGGCGGCCCCTTCGCCAACATCGCCCACGGCTGCAACTCGGTGCTCGCCACCAAGGCAGCCCTGGCGCACGGCGACTGGGCGGTCACCGAAGCGGGCTTCGGCTTCGATCTGGGCGGCGAGAAGTTCTTCGACATCAAGTGCCGCTCGGCCGCCCTGCGACCGGTGACGGTGGTGCTGGTGGCGACGGTGCGGGCCCTGCGGCACCACGGCGGCGGCGGCACGGACACCGATCCGCGCGCCGTCGAAGCGGGTATCCCCAACCTCCTCAAGCACATCGAGAACGCCCGCAAATTCGGCTTCGAGCCGGTCGTGGCCCTCAACCGCTTCGGCGACGACACGGACGAGGAGATCGCCGTCGTGCGCGCCGCCTGTGAACAGGCCGGCACCACCTTTGCCGAGTCCGACCACTTCGGCCAGGGCGGCGAAGGAGCCATCGACCTGGCCCGCGCGGTGGTGGCCCAAGCAGAATCGAAGCCCGGCAACCTCAAGCTCCTCTACGAGCTGGATCAGCCACTGAAGGCCAAGATCGAAACCATCGCCACGGAAGTCTACGGCGCCGCCTCGGTGGCCTACTCGAAACAGGCCGAGAAGGACTTGAAGCGCATCGACGGCCTGGGCCTGAGCGGACTTCCCCTGTGTGTCGCCAAGACCCCGGCGTCGCTGTCCGACAACCCGCAGCTCGCCGGCCGGCCGGAAGGCTTCGAGATCACCGTCGAGAGCGTCGTCTCGGCCGCCGGAGCCGGCTTTGTGATCCCGCTCCTGGGCAGCATCCTCCGCATGCCGGGCCTACCGGCGGAACCGGCGGCCCACCGCATCGACCTGGTGGACGGCGAGGTTCAAGGGATGCACTAG
- a CDS encoding acyl-CoA dehydrogenase family protein, with amino-acid sequence MASDKKIQVSEAESMEVAEASREKEWKQPSFMRELFLGNFRLDLIHPFPLPREDNEERPEFRAFFRAFREFVRDEVDAVEIDATGEYPEKVIDGLRKLGAFGMKIPKEYGGLGFSSAEYQKVMRFMGSVDGNLSALLSAHQSIGVPQPLKLFGSPELKKKYLPKCAAGEISAFALTEAQVGSDPARMTTTAVKTEDGDYRLNGEKLWCTNGTLAKLLVVMATDPATKKISAFVVETGWKGVKIEHRCHFMGLRALANAVISFKDVRIPAENLIGGEGRGLKIALTTLNDGRLSIPNGSVGTAKTCLEICRTFAAEREQWGKAIGKHEAIAHKLADMAATTYAMESVAALATEMADRGGYDIRLEAAAAKEWNTYWTWHIVDETMQIRGGRGYETEKSLAARGEEPIGVERMMRDYRINKIFEGSSEIMHLFMAREAVDKHLQVAGALIDPKQGIAEKAAALPTIGAFYASWYPTRWLGWGRYPRYDEFGRLGGHLRFVERSSRKLAREVFHGMVVHQAKLQNKQAFLFRLVDVANELFAMAASICRAQALTEQRHRDARNATEMADLFCRTSRRRIRQLFRDLWSNDDVRKYGVAMRVLAGKHRWLEDGILHPGEQAEAEKKPAKPRLAPVKAG; translated from the coding sequence ATGGCGAGCGATAAGAAGATCCAGGTCAGTGAAGCCGAGTCGATGGAGGTGGCGGAAGCCTCCCGGGAGAAGGAGTGGAAACAGCCGAGCTTCATGCGGGAGCTGTTCCTCGGCAACTTTCGGCTCGATCTGATCCATCCCTTCCCGCTGCCCCGCGAGGACAACGAGGAGCGCCCGGAGTTCCGGGCCTTCTTCCGCGCCTTCCGCGAATTTGTGCGCGACGAGGTCGACGCGGTGGAGATCGACGCCACCGGCGAGTACCCGGAGAAGGTGATCGACGGCCTGCGCAAGCTCGGCGCCTTCGGCATGAAGATCCCCAAGGAGTACGGCGGCCTCGGTTTCTCCTCCGCCGAGTATCAGAAAGTGATGCGCTTCATGGGCAGCGTGGACGGCAATCTTTCCGCCCTGCTGTCGGCCCATCAGTCGATCGGCGTTCCGCAGCCGCTGAAGCTCTTCGGCAGTCCGGAACTCAAAAAGAAGTACCTGCCGAAGTGCGCCGCCGGCGAGATTTCGGCCTTCGCCCTGACCGAGGCGCAGGTGGGTTCCGATCCGGCCCGCATGACCACCACCGCCGTCAAGACCGAAGACGGCGACTACCGGTTGAACGGCGAGAAGCTGTGGTGCACCAACGGCACCCTCGCGAAGCTGCTGGTGGTGATGGCGACGGACCCGGCGACCAAGAAGATCAGCGCCTTCGTGGTGGAGACCGGCTGGAAGGGCGTGAAGATCGAGCACCGCTGCCATTTCATGGGCCTGCGTGCGCTCGCCAACGCGGTGATCAGCTTCAAGGATGTGCGCATTCCGGCGGAGAATCTGATCGGCGGTGAGGGCCGCGGCTTGAAGATCGCCCTCACCACCTTGAACGACGGCCGCCTGTCGATCCCCAACGGTTCCGTCGGCACCGCCAAGACCTGCCTGGAGATCTGCCGCACCTTCGCCGCCGAGCGTGAGCAGTGGGGCAAGGCGATCGGCAAACACGAGGCCATCGCCCACAAGCTGGCGGACATGGCGGCGACCACCTATGCCATGGAATCCGTCGCCGCACTGGCCACCGAAATGGCCGACCGCGGCGGCTACGACATTCGCCTGGAAGCGGCGGCGGCCAAGGAGTGGAACACCTACTGGACCTGGCACATCGTCGACGAGACGATGCAGATCCGCGGTGGCCGCGGCTACGAGACGGAGAAGTCCCTGGCCGCCCGCGGTGAAGAGCCCATCGGGGTGGAGCGTATGATGCGCGACTACCGGATCAACAAGATCTTCGAGGGCTCGAGCGAGATCATGCATCTGTTCATGGCCCGCGAGGCGGTGGACAAGCACCTGCAGGTGGCCGGTGCCCTGATCGATCCGAAGCAGGGCATTGCCGAGAAGGCCGCCGCTCTGCCCACAATCGGCGCCTTCTACGCCTCCTGGTACCCGACCCGCTGGCTGGGCTGGGGCCGCTACCCGCGCTACGACGAGTTCGGTCGCCTCGGTGGGCACCTGCGTTTCGTCGAGCGCAGCTCCCGCAAGCTGGCGCGCGAGGTGTTCCACGGCATGGTGGTGCACCAGGCCAAGCTGCAGAACAAGCAGGCCTTCCTGTTCCGCCTGGTGGATGTCGCCAATGAGCTGTTTGCGATGGCCGCGTCGATCTGCCGGGCTCAGGCGTTGACCGAGCAGCGCCACCGGGATGCCAGGAACGCCACCGAGATGGCGGATCTGTTCTGCCGCACCTCCCGCCGCCGCATTCGTCAGCTCTTCCGCGACCTGTGGTCGAACGACGATGTGCGCAAGTACGGTGTCGCGATGCGGGTGCTCGCCGGCAAGCACCGCTGGCTGGAAGACGGCATTTTGCACCCGGGTGAGCAGGCCGAGGCAGAGAAGAAGCCCGCCAAGCCGCGCCTGGCGCCGGTCAAGGCCGGATAG
- a CDS encoding EamA family transporter, which produces MNRLAVTVLVLIWGTTWAAIRIGLEGIPPFTGVALRFAIAGALLLALVPVFKVKLGRSRREKILWLVNCLLSFSLSYGVVYWAEQRVPSGLAAVLFATFPLFVAGFGHFWLPGERLTPRGAFGTLVGFVGVAVIFSEDLSRLGGPGVALAAAVFLISPFVSAIANVATKRWGKDLHPLSITAVPMVMTAAIMGALAALVEGDREVIWNGSSIGALLYLSLCGSAITFSLYFWLLNRMPANRLALITYAVPVVAVVTGTLFLGETLTARVLAGAALVVAGVALAATPGRRRLQEDPA; this is translated from the coding sequence ATGAACCGCCTGGCGGTCACCGTTTTGGTGCTCATCTGGGGCACCACCTGGGCGGCGATTCGGATTGGGCTGGAGGGCATTCCGCCGTTCACCGGCGTCGCCCTGCGCTTCGCCATCGCCGGTGCGTTGCTGCTCGCCCTGGTGCCGGTGTTCAAGGTGAAGCTCGGCCGCAGTCGCCGGGAGAAGATCCTGTGGCTGGTCAACTGCCTGCTTTCCTTCTCGCTCTCCTATGGGGTGGTGTACTGGGCCGAGCAGCGGGTGCCCTCCGGCCTGGCGGCGGTGCTCTTCGCCACTTTTCCGCTGTTCGTCGCCGGCTTCGGCCATTTCTGGCTGCCGGGCGAACGCCTAACGCCCCGCGGTGCCTTTGGCACCCTGGTGGGCTTTGTGGGTGTGGCGGTGATTTTTTCGGAAGACTTGAGCCGTCTGGGCGGCCCGGGGGTGGCGCTGGCCGCGGCGGTGTTCTTGATCTCACCCTTCGTTTCGGCCATCGCCAATGTCGCCACCAAGCGTTGGGGCAAGGATCTGCATCCGCTGTCGATCACCGCTGTGCCGATGGTGATGACGGCAGCCATCATGGGCGCCCTGGCGGCGCTGGTCGAAGGGGACCGGGAAGTGATCTGGAACGGTTCGTCCATCGGTGCCTTGCTGTACCTCTCGCTGTGCGGTTCGGCGATTACCTTTTCGCTCTACTTCTGGCTCTTGAACCGCATGCCCGCCAACCGCCTGGCGCTCATCACCTATGCGGTGCCGGTGGTCGCGGTGGTGACGGGAACTCTGTTTCTGGGCGAGACCCTCACCGCGCGGGTGCTCGCGGGCGCTGCCCTGGTAGTGGCCGGGGTGGCGTTGGCGGCGACTCCCGGCCGGCGGCGGCTGCAGGAGGATCCCGCCTAG
- the asnS gene encoding asparagine--tRNA ligase — protein MAETLPTPSIRSLHHHDGEQVLLRGWVEKKRSSGKIAFVQVRDGSGVVQVVASKADLDEAAWEAVQAAGQESVVAVEGTVKVDARAPGGVEIQGSGLTVLSTADDYPITPKEHGTAFLMEHRHLWLRSSRQRAALRVRSEVCQAIRDFFYRRDFTLIDSPILTPAACEGTSTLFETDYFGDKAYLSQSGQLYLEPAAAALGKVYCFGPTFRAEKSKTRRHLMEFWMVEPEVAFLEFDGLCELAEEFVCELTGRVLDRCGEDLKVLERDREVLERIVPPFPRITYREALEILRQQGKAIEWGDDFGADEETVLANHFDKPVMVSRFPTAMKAFYMEPDPEDPEVVLGLDLLAPEGYGEIIGGSQRIHDHDLLLERIHQHDLPVEAFQWYLDVRKYGGFPHSGFGMGVERFVAWMCGLPHLRETIPYPRMLYRIYP, from the coding sequence ATGGCTGAAACGCTACCCACCCCGAGTATCCGATCCCTCCACCATCACGATGGCGAGCAGGTGTTGCTGCGCGGTTGGGTGGAGAAGAAGCGCTCCAGCGGCAAGATCGCCTTCGTGCAGGTGCGCGACGGCAGTGGAGTGGTGCAGGTCGTCGCCAGCAAGGCGGATCTCGACGAGGCGGCCTGGGAGGCGGTGCAGGCGGCCGGACAGGAGTCGGTGGTGGCGGTGGAGGGCACCGTGAAGGTGGACGCTCGGGCTCCCGGCGGGGTGGAGATCCAGGGGTCCGGCCTGACGGTGCTGAGCACCGCCGACGATTACCCCATCACCCCCAAAGAGCACGGCACGGCGTTCTTGATGGAGCACCGGCACCTGTGGCTTCGCTCCAGCCGCCAGCGGGCCGCCCTCCGGGTGCGGAGTGAGGTGTGCCAGGCGATCCGCGATTTCTTCTACCGCCGCGACTTCACCCTGATCGACTCGCCGATCCTCACCCCGGCGGCCTGCGAGGGCACTTCGACCCTCTTCGAGACGGACTATTTCGGCGACAAGGCGTACCTGTCGCAGTCCGGCCAGCTCTATCTCGAGCCGGCGGCGGCGGCCCTCGGCAAGGTCTACTGCTTCGGTCCGACCTTCCGGGCGGAGAAGTCGAAGACTCGGCGCCACCTGATGGAGTTTTGGATGGTCGAGCCGGAAGTGGCCTTTCTCGAGTTCGATGGCCTGTGCGAACTGGCCGAAGAATTCGTCTGCGAGCTGACCGGCCGGGTGCTCGACCGCTGTGGCGAGGACCTGAAGGTGCTGGAGCGCGACCGGGAGGTGCTGGAGCGCATTGTGCCGCCGTTCCCGCGCATCACCTACCGCGAGGCCTTGGAGATCCTGCGCCAGCAGGGCAAGGCGATCGAGTGGGGAGATGACTTCGGTGCCGACGAGGAAACGGTGCTCGCCAATCACTTCGACAAGCCGGTGATGGTCTCGCGATTCCCGACGGCGATGAAAGCCTTTTATATGGAGCCGGATCCGGAAGACCCGGAGGTGGTGCTCGGTCTCGACCTGCTGGCACCGGAGGGCTACGGCGAGATCATCGGCGGCAGCCAGCGCATCCACGATCACGATCTACTGCTCGAACGCATCCACCAGCACGATCTGCCCGTCGAGGCCTTTCAGTGGTATCTTGATGTCCGCAAGTATGGCGGATTCCCTCATTCCGGCTTCGGCATGGGGGTGGAGCGCTTTGTCGCCTGGATGTGTGGCCTACCCCATCTGCGGGAGACCATCCCGTACCCGCGGATGCTCTATCGGATTTACCCTTGA
- a CDS encoding amidohydrolase family protein: MKRNLCALLGLLVPTLLLAACEPKRSVDLVLRDVKVIDVESGAVVSGQVVVVDQGVIEAVLPDTREGQFEAAQMVDADGSFLIPALGDAHVHLQYPSELENYRRHGVGLVVNMSGGPTHLALRDDVRQGRRDGPRIVTVGPTLDGPRPTNPLFTSVTPETAPEIVGWMAEQGYDAVKVYQQMDAETLRSVIDAARDKGMITTGHVSRESGIEGALEAGLRYVAHGEELAFEAFEEEPRRFDRSQIPTLAARLAERGVTVTPMIRYLQDVPPQVLALDSFLAQDAFAALPAGMKLSFGARQGWFANRESPDAFAAQMEDAAEFVSDLTAALRDRGVPLILGTDAGFGGALPGYGVHLELRSLVAAGLSELEALQTATLNLGRYLQEIGAAEPPWGRIESGFSADLLLLRDNPLENIAATESIAGVALAGRWISEQGLVEIEQNLRNRQELLLPFATAFEDALLEGDVRAAREAVAGIPEEVAGEPLISPDNCIFLGYRYYYRGQRDLAGQLYDLCAEMYPRSAPLWWHIGQAREDGGNRDGAIAAYAKALESNPWYQDPEEAIARLEKAPEGAEPDP; this comes from the coding sequence ATGAAGCGAAATCTCTGCGCTTTGCTCGGGTTGCTGGTGCCGACGCTGCTGCTGGCGGCCTGTGAGCCGAAACGGTCGGTGGACCTCGTCCTTCGCGACGTGAAGGTGATCGATGTCGAGAGCGGCGCCGTAGTCTCCGGGCAGGTTGTCGTGGTGGATCAGGGCGTGATCGAGGCCGTGCTGCCGGACACCCGCGAAGGGCAGTTCGAGGCGGCACAGATGGTCGATGCGGACGGCAGTTTCCTGATCCCCGCCCTGGGCGATGCGCACGTCCACCTGCAATACCCGAGCGAACTGGAGAACTACCGGCGCCACGGCGTGGGGCTGGTGGTCAACATGTCCGGCGGGCCGACACATCTGGCCCTGCGGGACGACGTCCGCCAGGGCCGCCGCGACGGGCCGAGGATCGTCACCGTCGGACCCACCCTGGATGGTCCCCGACCGACCAATCCGCTGTTCACCTCCGTGACCCCGGAGACCGCGCCGGAGATAGTCGGCTGGATGGCCGAACAGGGCTACGACGCCGTCAAGGTCTACCAGCAGATGGATGCGGAGACCCTGCGGTCAGTGATCGATGCGGCGCGGGACAAAGGCATGATCACCACCGGCCACGTGTCCCGCGAAAGCGGCATCGAAGGTGCGCTGGAAGCGGGCCTGCGCTATGTCGCTCACGGCGAAGAGCTGGCCTTCGAGGCCTTCGAAGAGGAACCGCGGCGCTTCGACCGCTCCCAGATTCCCACCCTCGCCGCGCGGCTGGCTGAGCGGGGCGTCACCGTGACGCCGATGATCCGGTACCTCCAGGACGTCCCACCGCAGGTGCTGGCTCTCGACTCCTTCCTGGCCCAGGACGCCTTCGCGGCGCTGCCGGCCGGAATGAAGCTCTCCTTCGGAGCCCGCCAAGGCTGGTTCGCCAACCGTGAATCGCCGGACGCCTTCGCCGCGCAGATGGAGGATGCGGCGGAGTTCGTCTCCGATCTGACGGCGGCGCTGCGCGACCGGGGAGTGCCCTTGATTCTGGGGACCGACGCCGGCTTCGGCGGTGCCCTGCCGGGCTACGGCGTGCACCTGGAACTGCGCAGCCTGGTGGCGGCCGGGTTAAGCGAGCTGGAAGCCTTGCAGACGGCGACGCTGAACCTCGGTCGCTACCTCCAGGAGATCGGCGCCGCCGAACCTCCCTGGGGTCGGATCGAATCCGGCTTCAGCGCCGATCTCTTGCTGCTGCGCGACAACCCTCTGGAGAACATTGCCGCCACCGAGTCCATCGCCGGCGTGGCGCTCGCCGGTCGGTGGATCTCTGAGCAAGGCTTGGTGGAGATCGAACAGAATCTTCGGAACAGACAAGAGTTGCTTCTTCCATTCGCCACGGCCTTTGAAGACGCCCTCCTTGAAGGCGACGTGAGGGCCGCACGGGAAGCGGTCGCCGGGATCCCCGAAGAGGTGGCCGGGGAACCGCTGATCAGCCCGGACAACTGTATTTTTCTCGGCTATCGGTACTACTACCGCGGTCAGCGCGACCTCGCCGGGCAGCTCTATGACCTCTGCGCCGAAATGTATCCGAGAAGCGCGCCGCTTTGGTGGCACATCGGGCAGGCGCGGGAGGACGGTGGGAACCGCGACGGCGCGATCGCCGCCTACGCCAAAGCGCTGGAATCGAATCCCTGGTACCAGGATCCGGAGGAGGCGATCGCGCGGCTGGAGAAAGCTCCCGAAGGCGCCGAGCCCGACCCCTGA